One Cryptococcus decagattii chromosome 8, complete sequence DNA segment encodes these proteins:
- a CDS encoding 5-methyltetrahydropteroyltriglutamate-homocysteine S-methyltransferase, giving the protein MVKSAVLGYPRIGVNRAMKKAIEAYWAGKISAEELQTTAKNVRKERWESIKNAGVDSIPSGEFTLYDHLLDHSFNFGVIPERYVSQKLDPLDTYFAMGRGRQDRSKGIDVVACEMGKFFDSNYHIVKVDHSPETEFKLNNNQALAEYKEAKELGITTRPVLFGPITYLSLVRKANSAPAEFQPLDLLDKLIPVYKELLSQLKEAGVEEVQLDEPILVMDKAESQGELFKKTYEALAPVAPKITITSAYGRVGKSIAFLKDLPVFALHLDLDREPKQLEEVVAAIKPTKLHLELGVVSGRNIWKNDLKASKALAEKAIAELGADRVSVSTSSSLLHTPISVKVENKLTAEQLSWLSFAEEKCEEVAALAQALNGTEGSIFEQNTKDIAARREFERTSDSAVRDRVAAITEEQLKRKSPFPTRREAQKKHLSLPKFPTTTIGSFPQTKEIRVARAKFGKGEITKEEYEKAMENEIKAVVDFQEKCGLDLLVHGEPERNDMVQYFGEQLNGFIFTQLGWVQSYGSRYVRPPIVVSDVSRPSPMTVKWSAYAQSLTEKPMKGMLTGPVTILNWSFPRADVSKEIQSKQLALALRDEVVDLANAGIKAIQVDEPAIREGLPLRKADWDNYLTWAVDSFRLSTSGVEDDIQVHSHFCYSDFGDIFPSIQRLDADVISIEASKADLKLLDVFKSYGYSNEIGPGVYDIHSPRVPSEQEIKDRIAAMVKVLPADLMVVNPDCGLKTRGWKETEESLANLVAAAKWARETYA; this is encoded by the exons ATGGTCAAGTCCGCTGTCCTTGGTTACCCCCGTATCGGTGTCAACCGTGCCATGAAGAAG GCCATTGAGGCTTACTGGGCTGGCAAGATCTCCGCTGAGGAGCTCCAGACCACTGCCAAGAACGTCAGGAAGGAACGATGGGAGTCTATCAAGAACGCTGGTGTTGACTCCATCCCTTC CGGTGAGTTCACTCTTTACGACCACCTCCTCGACCACTCTTTCAACTTTGGTGTCATCCCCGAGCGATACGTTTCTCAGAAGCTTGACCCCCTCGACACCTACTTCG CTATGGGGCGAGGACGACAGGACAGGTCTAAGGGTATTGATGTCGTTGCTTGCGAAATGGGCAAGTT CTTCGACTCCAACTACCACATCGTCAAGGTCGACCACTCTCCCGAGACCGAGTTCAAGCTCAACAACAACCAGGCCCTTGCTGAGTACAAGGAGGCCAAGGAGCTCGGCATCACCACCCGACCTGTTCTTTTCGGTCCTATCACTTACCTCTCTCTCGTCCGAAAGGCCAACTCTGCTCCCGCCGAGTTCCAGCCTCTCGACCTCCTTGACAAGCTTATCCCTGTCTACAAGGAGCTCCTCTCTCAGCTCAAGGAGGCTGGTGTTGAGGAGGTTCAGCTCGACGAGCCTATCCTCGTGATGGACAAGGCCGAGTCCCAGGGTGAGCTCTTCAAGAAGACCTACGAGGCTCTTGCTCCCGTTGCCCCCAAGATCACCATCACCTCTGCCTACGGCCGAGTCGGCAAGTCCATTGCGTTCCTCAAGGACCTCCCCGTCTTCGCTCTCCACCTCGACCTCGACCGTGAGCCCAAGCAGCTCGAGGAGGTTGTTGCTGCCATCAAGCCCACCAAGCTCCACCTCGAGCTCGGTGTCGTTTCTGGCCGAAACATCTGGAAGAACGACCTTAAGGCTTCCAAGGCTCTCGCCGAGAAGGCCATCGCTGAGCTCGGTGCCGACCGTGTCTCTgtctccacctcttcttctcttctccacacCCCCATCTCCGTCAAGGTTGAGAACAAGCTCACTGCTGAGCAGTTGAGCTGGCTCTCTTTCGCCGAGGAGAAGTGTGAGGAAGTTGCCGCCCTTGCCCAGGCTCTTAACGGTACCGAGGGTTCCATCTTCGAGCAGAACACCAAGGACATTGCTGCCCGACGAGAGTTTGAGCGAACCTCTGACTCCGCTGTCCGTGACCGAGTTGCTGCCATCACCGAGGAGCAGCTCAAGCGAAAGTCTCCTTTCCCTACCCGCCGTGAGGCCCAGAAGAAGCACCTCAGCCTCCCCAAGTtccccaccaccaccatcgGTTCTTTCCCCCAGACCAAGGAGATCCGAGTTGCCCGTGCCAAGTTCGGCAAGGGTGAGATCACCAAGGAGGAGTACGAGAAGGCTATGGAGAACGAGATCAAGGCTGTCGTTGACTTCCAGGAGAAGTGCGGTCTTGACCTCCTCGTCCACGGCGAGCCCGAGCGAAACGACATGGTGCAGTACTTTGGCGAGCAGCTCAACGGTTTCATCTTCACTCAGCTCGGTTGGGTCCAGTCTTACGGTTCCCGATACGTCCGACCCCCTATCGTTGTCTCTGACGTCTCCCGACCTTCTCCCATGACCGTCAAGTGGTCTGCTTACGCTCAGAGCCTCACTGAGAAGCCCATGAAGGGTATGCTTACTGGTCCCGTTACC ATCCTTAACTGGTCCTTCCCCCGAGCCGATGTCTCCAAGGAGATTCAGTCTAAGCAGCTTGCTCTCGCCCTCCGAGACGAGGTCGTTGACCTCGCCAACGCCGGTATCAAGGCTATCCAGGTCGACGAGCCTGCTATCCGAGAGGGTCTTCCCCTCCGAAAGGCCGACTGGGACAACTACCTCACCTGGGCCGTTGACTCTTTCCGACTCTCCACCTCTGGTGTTGAGGACGACATCCAGGTCCATTCCCACTTCTGTTACTCTGACTTCGGAGACATCTTCCCCTCTATCCAGCGACTTGACGCTgatg TTATCTCCATCGAGGCTTCCAAGGCCGACCTCAAGCTCCTTGACGTCTTCAAGTCTTACGGCTACTCCAACGAGATCGGCCCTGGTGTCTACGACATCCACTCTCCTCGTGTCCCCTCTGAGCAGGAGATCAAGGACCGAATTGCCGCCATGGTTAAGGTCCTCCCCGCTGATCTCATGGTTGTCAACCCCGACTGTGGTCTTAAGACCCGAGGCTGGAAGGAGACTGAGGAGTCCCTCGCCAACCTCGTCGCCGCTGCCAAGTGGGCCCGTGAGACCTACGCTTAA